From a single Calothrix sp. NIES-2098 genomic region:
- a CDS encoding photosystem I assembly protein Ycf4, giving the protein MTASTINKGDSPNGDSSTARVLHQKVLGSRRLSNYWWATVVTLGATGFVLAGVSSYLKVNLLIVTDPTQLVFVPQGLVMGLYGLAGLVLALYLWLAILWDIGGGYNEFNQETGNIKIFRHGFPGKNRRIELESSIQDAQSVQIAIKEGLNPRRALYLRVKGRRDIPLTRVGQPLSLTELEIQGAELARFLGVPLEGL; this is encoded by the coding sequence ATGACGGCATCAACAATTAATAAAGGCGATTCACCTAACGGCGATAGCTCCACAGCACGTGTCCTACATCAAAAAGTTTTAGGTTCTCGTCGGTTAAGCAACTACTGGTGGGCAACAGTCGTTACCTTAGGAGCCACAGGCTTTGTGTTAGCTGGGGTCTCTAGTTACCTAAAAGTTAATTTACTCATAGTTACCGACCCAACACAACTAGTTTTTGTACCCCAAGGTTTAGTTATGGGGTTATACGGGTTGGCTGGCTTAGTTTTAGCTTTATACCTTTGGTTAGCGATTTTATGGGATATAGGCGGTGGGTATAACGAGTTTAATCAAGAAACCGGTAATATTAAAATTTTCCGCCACGGATTTCCTGGTAAAAACCGTCGGATTGAGCTTGAAAGTTCGATTCAAGACGCGCAATCTGTACAAATAGCTATCAAAGAGGGTCTCAATCCTCGTCGCGCCCTCTACCTAAGAGTTAAAGGACGGCGAGATATTCCTCTAACTAGAGTAGGTCAACCTTTATCCTTAACAGAGTTAGAAATTCAAGGTGCAGAGTTAGCTCGGTTTTTAGGAGTACCTCTAGAAGGTCTGTAA
- a CDS encoding peptidyl-prolyl cis-trans isomerase cyclophilin type peptidyl-prolyl cis-trans isomerase, with translation MRLKFSQFLVALVIVGALALGGCSTQQDASNASSPTSTATSTATETSSRSTTEATSVSETTNESIPGMKDLPRLEGKATVVMTVKGSPITIEVDGTNAPITAGNFVDLVQRGVYDGTAFHRVVRDPQPFVVQGGDPQSKDPKISVNRLGTGGFIDPKTKNERYIPLEIKPKGSEQPIYSKTITQPPVLSHKLGAVAMARSQQPDSASSQFYFALADLGFLDGNYAVFGNVTEGFDVVNKIQQGDRIDSAKVTKGAENLKTPGQ, from the coding sequence ATGCGGTTAAAATTTTCACAATTTTTGGTTGCGCTTGTAATTGTTGGTGCGTTGGCATTGGGAGGCTGTTCAACACAGCAAGATGCTTCTAATGCTTCTTCTCCAACTTCAACAGCTACCTCTACAGCAACCGAGACAAGCAGCAGGTCAACCACTGAAGCAACGTCTGTATCAGAAACTACTAATGAGAGTATTCCTGGAATGAAAGATTTACCACGGCTCGAAGGTAAAGCTACTGTGGTGATGACGGTGAAAGGCTCGCCGATTACTATCGAAGTAGACGGCACTAATGCCCCAATTACAGCTGGCAACTTCGTAGATTTAGTACAACGGGGTGTGTACGATGGAACTGCTTTTCATCGAGTAGTACGCGATCCCCAACCATTTGTAGTTCAAGGTGGAGATCCCCAAAGTAAAGACCCGAAAATTTCAGTAAATAGGCTGGGAACAGGTGGCTTTATCGATCCCAAAACGAAGAACGAGCGTTATATACCCTTAGAAATTAAGCCCAAAGGGTCAGAGCAACCGATTTATAGTAAGACTATTACTCAACCACCTGTGTTGTCTCATAAACTTGGTGCAGTAGCAATGGCGCGATCGCAACAACCAGACTCTGCATCTTCTCAGTTTTACTTTGCTTTAGCAGATTTAGGCTTTTTAGATGGGAACTATGCTGTCTTTGGCAATGTCACCGAAGGCTTTGATGTAGTTAACAAAATTCAGCAAGGCGATCGCATTGACTCTGCTAAAGTCACCAAAGGCGCAGAAAACTTGAAAACCCCCGGTCAATAG
- a CDS encoding beta-ketoacyl synthase, producing MTDLKFQIHKSKLVKVVVTGIGLVSALGENLAASWQKLITGKSGIKFHQPFPEMEALPLGLIAQQPASLKILTELVVADALKDAGLSAPLDDCAVVIGSSRGYQASWEMLARQIYSSDRLSSSLQIKEMENWLDTLPHMNAIAAARQIGASGSVLAPMAACATGIWAIAQATSLLQTGKYQRAIAGAVEAPITPLTLAGFQQMGALARTGAYPFDLRREGLVLGEGAAVFVLETAELAKQRQAKIYGEVLGFSLLNDAYHPNAPDPEGKSAIASIKQCLDRSYLTPADIDYIHAHGTATQLNDRIESMIIERVFPQKVAVSSTKGATGHTLGASGALGAAFSLLALQHQILPPCVGLQEPEFNLDLVRSARQDKIQYALCLSFGFGGQNAVVAFSK from the coding sequence ATGACCGATCTAAAATTCCAAATTCACAAGTCCAAATTGGTTAAGGTTGTTGTCACTGGTATAGGGCTAGTTTCTGCCTTAGGAGAAAATTTAGCAGCTAGCTGGCAAAAGCTCATAACAGGTAAATCTGGAATTAAGTTCCATCAACCTTTTCCAGAGATGGAAGCACTTCCTTTAGGATTAATTGCACAACAGCCAGCTTCGTTGAAAATACTGACTGAGTTGGTTGTTGCTGATGCTTTAAAAGATGCTGGGTTATCAGCGCCTTTAGATGACTGCGCTGTAGTTATCGGATCGAGTCGCGGTTATCAAGCATCGTGGGAAATGCTAGCAAGGCAAATCTACAGTAGCGATCGCTTGTCATCCTCCTTACAAATCAAGGAGATGGAAAACTGGTTGGATACTTTACCTCACATGAATGCGATCGCCGCTGCAAGGCAAATTGGTGCATCTGGAAGCGTTTTAGCGCCAATGGCGGCCTGTGCTACGGGAATTTGGGCGATCGCCCAGGCTACTAGTTTATTGCAAACTGGAAAATATCAACGAGCGATCGCGGGAGCAGTAGAAGCACCAATCACACCCCTGACTTTGGCCGGATTTCAGCAGATGGGCGCTTTAGCGAGAACTGGGGCTTATCCCTTTGATTTACGCCGTGAAGGCTTGGTTCTAGGTGAAGGGGCAGCGGTTTTTGTTCTAGAAACAGCAGAGTTGGCAAAGCAGCGACAAGCCAAGATATATGGTGAAGTTCTTGGTTTTAGCTTACTTAATGACGCCTATCATCCCAATGCTCCCGATCCAGAGGGTAAAAGTGCGATCGCATCTATTAAACAATGCTTAGATCGCAGTTACCTCACACCAGCCGACATTGATTATATTCACGCTCATGGTACAGCGACCCAGCTGAACGATCGCATAGAAAGCATGATTATTGAGCGTGTATTTCCCCAAAAAGTAGCAGTTAGTTCCACCAAAGGAGCCACAGGACATACTTTAGGTGCATCGGGAGCTTTAGGAGCAGCTTTTTCCCTACTAGCATTGCAACATCAAATTTTGCCCCCATGTGTAGGATTGCAGGAGCCAGAGTTTAATTTGGATCTAGTTAGGTCGGCTCGTCAAGATAAAATTCAATACGCACTTTGTTTAAGTTTTGGTTTTGGCGGTCAAAATGCAGTAGTAGCTTT